Part of the Spinacia oleracea cultivar Varoflay chromosome 5, BTI_SOV_V1, whole genome shotgun sequence genome, GGTTATTCCTTTTATAACAATACTAACAAAGATACACACAACgtgcacccccccccccccaaatgtATGTTCCCTGTTCTCTGCACCCTTGTTCctatttctttctctttcttctccAACTAGTTAATAGAAGTAGTTAGTAGTTACCACCACATCTTCAAGACAATCAATTGAAACAAAAGTGTGGTACTACACTGTTTGTAAAATATTTTCCTGGGGTACACTAGGATATAGCTGTTATTATACTGGTAAATTACTTGACTTGCTTCAGACTCACCTAGTTCACAGAAATTAAGGTTGCACACATGACATAACTCTTTCCATGCCAACACTGGAAAGAGTATAAGGAGCCAAAACACTCCAACTGATTCCTTATAGATGATATGAAGAACAGAGCACATAATTCTGCTATATTGCAGCTGTAACAGTTCCCATATTCTCAAAAATCCCAAGAAATAATATAGTACTCCCAAATTTCTTTCCAGCATCAGAGAAAAAATTCTATTAACAAGAATCAGAATGTTGAAACCTCGGTAAATTTTGAAAAGATAACCTATTTTACCTGGATGCAAGCTCCATAAGGGATATGACAAATACTACATACGAGCTTCCAGCGATCCTAAGAGGGAAAGGCCTCAAAGAAGTTAGCAGTAGAAAGGCATTATTGCAAACATGCATGGGCATccatactactccgtataaacaCATACAAGCGCAACTACCTTATTAATCCTGGTCAGACCGTCAATGGGCTCCATCTTTTTGATATCAGATAAGCACGTTTCTGCAAGAATTTCACTTAGGTCAAATATAAAAAAAGGAAATGCTGAAAGAGCCAGACACATAACGCACAAACGAACCAGGAATCCAGATAGCACAAGCTAGATGAGCCCAGTGACCATCAGTTGTGGGCTTCATAGCTCCACCTACAGGAATAGCAATTACAAAATTAATATGACAGGCATAATTGCATGTAACCATCATCAGTGCAGCTATCTGTACCTACAACAGGACATAGACGACAGGGTGGAATGGATTTAGGAGCTCCAGCTCGACACAGATTACACAACCAAAGTCTACCATCAACAGACTCTTCTCCATAGCACCTGGCATGAACCTGAGAAAGAAGTGTGCTATCATAAGTTATTCAAATATTATATCCCTCTGAAAATTAAGAAATTTCGTGACAAAAAAATGAGGTTCTCAGGGTATGCCTGGAATGAAGAGTAAGGGGTGGGATAAAAATTGGGAGCAAATTATGGAATTTTTTGGGGCAGGGATAAGGGTAAAAAAATCTGTGTGGGTAATGCATACCCCCGTGGGGAGGGGGGGATCTTATTACCCTACCCCACCTCTCAAATATAAAATATTCTCCCTCCCCTCTCAATCATCTCCGCTATCCTcctaccaccaccaccttcaacAACAACCATCATGAGTCTGACACCCTTCTAAGTTCTAACTCTTACATTGATTCCAGGCACACCCTCATTTGTAACAAGAGAAAAGGGCATGATGATGACTTTGTCCCAATTAAATGCATGTTAGTTGCATCAGGTCAGAAATAAAAATCCTCAAAAGGATAAGCAATAATGTAACAGATGCTCACCATCATTCTGCACTTATCACACTGCAGGAACAAATTGTTCTCGTACTCCTACGTAGAATAGAACAGCATATTACCATATTGAGAGAGATAAATAAAGCCCAGAAGACAAGATTATAAAGATTGAATAAAGAAAATTCCAAAACCATGTTAACAGCCTCACAGGCACACACATACATAGCACACATGAATGCACGCACGAGCGCTCACACACACATATATGCAGGCGTGCGCTAACACACACTCACACTGATAAAGCCAAACAAATATGTTCAAGAACtgcaaataattttttaaaaaaaaaggtaagaaTGAGGATTTTGTTCCTCACCTCATCCATGTGGCATACATTGCATCGATCAAGATCTTTCCAATTAATATTAATAGGCCAATAGCCACTCGGCAAGTTCGGGTATCTTTCAGACAACAATTTGCTCGAAGAGAGTTTAAATGGCCCTTTAGAATATAAAACATCCTGCCAAAACCATAAAGTAATTAACGTCATTCAGGATGTTGCATCCAGAAATTAAAGAAGACAAAGCAAGAAAAACATTGAAATACAAACAATTTCTGGGAACATTTCCACACAAAATGCTAAAAGAGAGGTGTGATCTGAGATAATAATATAGTATTCTGCTGTGTACAAGTTCTGCAGAATGTAAATTTAGTATCTGAACCTCAACTATACGATACTCTCATTCATCAAGAGATACATTTACATCCACATTTCAAAAGATTTATATAGGTAAACCAACAGACATATGATGCTAGGCAAACCAATAGACTTAATTATAAGGATCAGTATTTACATCATCCCTCATTGAAGCCTCATCTGATTCAACAGCTTGAACATCCATTGATACACGTTGTTGCATGTTGACCATGCCTTTAGGAAGTTTCCGCTCGTTCAAGTACCTGATTAGAACAAAGTCTGCAAGCTTAGTATGATTACTACATGGCTCATGAACTGTGACCAAAAGACAATACACGGCAATCGACTAATGATGAGCAGCAAAAGAATTATTAGTAGACCAAGGATATTGTACGTAACTATCATGCCATACACAAAAATTGTTTTTAAAAGAAGTACTTTGATGCTATAAAGATTCTAAACAGCAAGAAGTGAAAATTCAAAGCCAACATATTTCATCAGCTTAAAACACACAAGAGTTTTCGTATTCGGATATACCTTACAAGAGGAATTTCAATACAAGACTTAGGGATCAATAAACATGCATGAAAAAGCAAGTATACAATATTGAATACCACCACAAGAGTTATAATCAGGCAGTATCCGAAAAGATATGATCCACAGAACAAGAAAGACAGCCCAGATTCCAGACAGATATCCCACCTTATTGCCCACCTAAAACTGCAGCCAATAAGTAAATATTACCCCCAATAGATCTAGAACATGGATGAGTAAGCTGGATTTATATGAAGCGCAAGAATGCTCCACGTAAATTCCAAACTCATTATTATTATctttgaaaatcaaaattaaatttcaagCTCAGCCACCAGTCCCCAAAGAGAAACTCAAATCTAGGTCCATGTTTGGGCTTAGTTTCTTATCTGCAAACTCAAATCTAGGTCCATGTTTGGGCTTAGTTTCTTATCTGCGTTCAGTGACTTCAATCCAAGGTTAAGCTCCAGCCGTTTGTCCCTCTATACAATAAATTTACTCTGTTTGCAAATTGGATCTCTATTTTGAGACCTGAATTTCGACCCTCCTCCTTAATACCTCAATCTAGCCCTTACTACACAAATTACTCTATTTCATGAGTTATATTTCTTGAATCCAGTGATTTGGTGGAAGTCTAAAGTCCTGCCAACAAAAAATTTTGGAGGAAAGCTCTAAGCCCATTAATGGTCTAATTTTCCTCCTTGTCGGGGAAGGTTTTAACTTTTAGCCAACCTTGTCTTCGTTTCAGTACGGTGATCCTAGGTGCCTAAAGCCAGCTTTAGCCTAAGATCTTTTAACCGATCAGTTGTTTTTTGTCCCATAATGTGTTTTAGTTCATGAAAGGTGGCAGAGATGGTGGATCCATTATTTGCGCTCACCCTCCTCGTCAGCCCGACCACTGAAAGCAGTGGAGGTGACTCCTTCTGTCCTTCGTCCTCCTCCTTTAGATCTGATCTGGATGATTGAGTTCCTGTTGGTAGCTCAATTATAAAGAATATGATCATTTATTTGGTGTTTTGGACTTGGCCTTTATTTCATTCTACtcgttttttatttgatttttttgataattattgtatatgcttagttttagataggttttgttttcttttttgtatTTGATATTATtgtatatgcttagttttagttagagtttgttttcttctttgttAAGCATAGTAGTTTATCTTAATTTCTTTGTGTTGGGCTTGGTAACGTGGTATTGTTCTTTCTAGGTATATTGAGGAGTGTATTTTATATAGTTTATTTTGCCTCTCTCTCTGTGAAGGACTACGTGAAGGTTTCTTAAGTCGGGTCTAGGGAGAGGAGTTTGGTACCGCGGCAGAACTAGGTCTAAGTGTTTCATGGTGATTTCTTGAGTTGTTTCTCCAAAGCTTGTATCTTATCCGTTGGGATTATTTAGGTTAGTGCTTCTTACGTAGACACTACCTAGTTTTCTTTCCgtatcaaaaaaatatatatattatcttTGAAAACAATCACATTGCTAGTCGTTCTATGATTTTGAGGAAGCACACCAAAAGGTCAGATATCAGATACAGTGAACTGACATGGAGAATACGCAACAATTTAAAAATATTGCATGTCTTTAAGGAATACATCCACTAGAAATTTTAAACAATGCCAAAAATGTCTCCCTTTTAACACAAGATTCTTTTATAATACTCCTCTAAACTCAACATGAGGATTCCAACTGAATGGAGAAGGCAATAATCGCAATAGAAAAGAAAAATGCTACAGGTATGTCTATAATTCTATATCAATGAAATCTAAAAAGAAGTGAATTACTGCACTTTTCTCAACTCTCATTATCTAAACACAGACCAGTTTTCTTCTTCAGTAATTTTCTAGGAGTCAGAGAGTGGATATCACAAAATTCTAGCATCTTATTCTATATTTCTATGTGAATCTCTAATAACAGACAAATATATGTAATTACAGCCGAACAACAATTTTTATACGAAGAGCTAACTCATAACAGGGGATTTTCCAGACTTGAAAACTTTGGAAAAGCAGGAGTCTTAATCTAAGAGGCGGGACAATGAATAAATAAACGGGAAATCAACAAAGGCACACACCTCACAAGAACAAGACAGTTAAGTAAAAACACACGCAAACAAAAGCATACATTGTAGAATATTTTGACATCAGGAGTAACGAAGTAACCACAGGTTAAAATGGAATGGAGAAATTGAAGTCCATATAAGCTGACTTAAAGCAAAGACCACGAGAATCTACCAGAAACAATGTTTCCTAAGAGAACACAGACGGCATTAATTATAGCACAATAAACACCCAGTCCAAACAAGGAATGCCACATTTGCAGATTTTGATCTCAAAATGTATTGAACTTACTTTTTAAAAAACAATTGTAGATTAGAACATCTAAATCACCCACCTAATTATATCATGCGAACATTTTACATAACTATTTTGggattaaaaaaatatagaacttttaaaaaaataacataagGTTTTTTTCCACGTGAGAACAGGCTAACCCTCCAACACCATCAATCTGACCCACGATagaagtattaaaaaaaaaaggtggcCTTTGCAAagcaagaaaaataataattgatataCACAAATCCAACCCCGAACAAAAtgaacaaaattgaagaagataGGAATACACTATAAAGTCTCAATAAGAATACATAAGTTGAAAGATTTAGCTATTGTGCCTTTTAACAGAAAAGGAAAAGGCATATTTCTTTCAAGCAGAATAagctttaatttaaataaaggGATCAATAAATGCATTTCCAATACCCCAAGGaagaaaaggaaaacaaaatgcAAAATTACGTTGACCCATTACtcaaatcgcataaaattttctTAATGATGTCAATTTAATTAATTGACCGTGTAATCAAGCTTCAAAGCCTGCAATACAGATAAGGAAGAACTTACAGCAATTAATCAATAAACACATACATTTGTATATCCTAATAAGAAACATAAGCAACGTTATCAAGAAAAATACAGGTAATGCACATGAATGGATAGAGTTCCTAAGAAGGAGAATTAGCAGTCCCCTAACAAAGAAGCAAATGGAGAAGAAAAGGTAACTAAATCCCTACTCCTGAAATAGAAGAGGGTAAAACCTGGGGAAAACTTACATTTTTGCTTCTCTCAAGCTTCGGAGAAAACGTGTAGACTTGCACTTCAAATGAAAACAGGAGACGAGTCCTTTCACAAAAGACACTATCTGTTTCACCTGTATTCTGGTTGTCACAAGAAGTtatcagcaacaacaacaaaaagatCATACAAATTATATTCTCATCATTGCAGTAAGTGAGTAAAAGACTAAGAGCACAGGCCAACCTTGCAAAATCATGAGTTCCAAAAAATTGCACAGGGATTGACCTTTTTCCTGAGCAGTTATTCAGTCCTTTGCGGTCACCAATAAGCGATTCGTCAGAAATGACAGCCGGCCACATTGCATGACCTGAAAGAGAACACATGAGCATAAGATAGTTACGCTTAGTTTGGATAGCTAGATAGAAGGGAAAGGAAGGGAAGGGCGAAGGTGGAGCTCCCCTAcctccaaatctctccaatttTGGAGGGATGTTGTTTATTAAAGACCTCTCCTTCCCCTTCTTTCCCACAAACCATTATCCAAACAAGCTAACCCGTTCCCCTCCCTCCCCACCTCCCCCCCCTAACACATGAGCATAAGATAGTTACGCTTAGTTTGGATAGCTAGATAGAAGGGAAAGGAAGGGAAGGGGGAAGGTGGAGCTCCCCTAcctccaaatctctccaatttTGGAGGGATGTTGTTTATTAAAGACCTCTCCCTCCCCTTCTTTCCCACAACCCATAATCCAAACAAGCTAACCCGTTCCCCTCcctccccccctccccccctcccccccaCATCTCCATTCTCCTCTGATCCAAACAATATGTTAGTCTACAAAAACATGAATGATAAGAATAAATATTTGCACATAAAGGGTCAGCACTCAGCAGCAATTGCTGTTAACTATTATAGTATTATCTATTGTATGCACGCACGGTGAGCAGGGTAGTGTTTCTGGACATGCAAAAGACTGTAAACATAAAACTGCATAGGTGGGAGGTTTTACGATAACATAATATATATGGAGGCAATGCCATTCAAATTCAAGCTCTTGTCTTTACCCTCAACCCAAGGGGATATTTTCATTCATTTGCAAAGAGAAAATAGATCCATCAAAGGGTAATCAAATACTCAATCCACAAGGATACAACAGAAGTCAATTCTGCTGACCACTTCCCAGTTAGTCCATATCACTTCATATATCTCAGTATTTAGTCCATACCACTTCATATATCTCAGTAGCCTACTCACCTGTAAGTTTTGCCCAAATTATATCCCCTGGCTCAAGGTCTCGACTTTCATCCACACTAGCAGCCAGCCCCATCAACTGACTGTAATCAGGATCATCATCATCTGTAAATTCTTTCCCTTTGAGGTTTAAGTTCTGCATTTCCTCTCTTGACATATGAAATTTGATCTGTTCTTGTGATAAAATCAGTTCTTCCTCATCACCATCTTCGTACTTAATCTGCATTTGAATCCGTATACATCTATTACAGAAAGCTCATACCATTCCGGATAACATTTCCACCATGGAAGCAAACAAATATAGTTAGAAGAACATACACTGTGCTTGTTCAATTCCGCATCATAGCCAGAAATAGAACCTTTATACCAAACATCGTCCAATGGCCAGTAAACCTACATTTACCCCAAAagtaaggttttttttttaccatttctTCAACTCTATTAATTCATTCagtgaaaaaaaggaaaaagccAGTCAACTTGCCTGGCATTTTATACCAATAAATACCATAGGATCAACACCATCAAAAGTTAACCTGGGGCATAATACAGTTCACAACATACTAATGTAAAAAGTCTgataaacaacaacaaaacataAACAGATAATAATCTCAAAATTCAAAAGAAGAAACAACATACAGGAACCATTTTTTCGCCCGCCAATCGCTGTGGTTCTTGTGATTAGCGGAAGAATTTTGCTTCCTTTTCTTTACAACAGATGTACTAGTATTTACATTGTACTGGAATCGTGATTCCCTTAATCTGGGGCCATTCAACCTACACAAAACACTGGAATCCACCCCCAATTTGACAAGCTCTGAATTTCCAACTCGTCTTTTCTTATTAGGGAACCCCACCAACACATCCCCAACAAAACCCTCTTCCTCAAGTGGCTCCGCTTTCACCACAATCCCCTCCCCCTCGCCGTCCAATTTCTCTACCTGATGATCGAACCGCAACGAACTCCCCATACTCGTCTTCTTCTTCACTCGGCGAGAGTAAACCCGGATCACCTGCGACGAATCTAATAAAGGCTCTCCCTTTACCTGTTCATTACCTTCCCTCGTCTCCTCCCCCTCCTCTAACTGATGACAGATATGATCATCCAAGCAGCCGTCAATTAGGGTTAGCTTACGAGCTCGAACCTTCTTGGAGACGACATTGGAAGAGCCGCTAGCACCAACGCAAGGAGAAGTAGCGGAGTAAACATGGCGAAGAGGAAGAAACTTAATTGGAGTTCCGGCGTGATGATTGTCGATATCTTCCGCACTCCCCAATTTATGCGAATCCGGCAACTGTTGCAACTGATGTTGTTCTTGTTGCTGTTCATGGCAGTTATCCTGAATCAAGGTTTGTGAGGCAGGAAACGCCATTGGAGTGAAGGACAGAGAAAAGTAGGAGGGGAATCTCAATGTCGCTCTTGTTCTAGGGTTTTGAAAATGGGAGTGGAAGAAGAAATTTGGGGATTTGTGGGTGTTTTTGGAGGGATGGAGATTTCAGATTTTCGCCCAAAAAACTTCCGTTTTCCCGCCGTTTAGAGAGCGTGCGACTGACTGAGGGTgttagagagagagaaagaggttgGCTTTTTTATGTTATGTGAGATTTTGCGGATGCTTATGCGAAATAGGCTACTGAACGgatgaatgctcctgaactgaacttaacttaaattaacagaatatattactgaaataaataataaataataaataataactaaagaataattattaattaataactaaataactatataataaataataataatgatctgtaattgattactaaataattacaataaatgataaatataaataatttatagttaataactaataactaaataattaataactaataatctgcaactaattaataaaaataataataaattatattaattattaataaataattagttataaataataataatataataataatacaaatataaatataaataataattaatataataatataataatataaatataaataataagtaatacaataatataaataacaatataagtaataataataataatattattattattattattataattattattaagttaaattgaattgaattaaactgaattaaactgaactgaatttaatgctcctgaactgaactgaactgaattgaactgaactgaatgctcctgaactgaactgaactgccaaataagtcctgaaaactgaaattaagccaaaaaagAATAGGGCCTAGATCGTTGGTCACCAGCGGCACAAGTACTCCATATCCGGGGTAAAATTGTATTTTCATTTCATGCGTTGGAGTACTAAGTATCtgcaataataacaataattaatacaacaatgacagtaattaatacaacaatgatagTAATTAATACAACAATAACCGTATTTATGCAAATGATGACAAtacttatacttcctccgtttcggaaatatcgcaccatttgttttttacactattcacactacgactttggccattttttgtgattcgtacatcaggaaattttagtcatgtggggtcatgttagtttcgtatcgatatatattttctaaatataattttttataatttttacttgcacacgatgTGAGATATTAAAAGTCAAAGTAAGAGTTAGATGAGTAAAAGTCAATCATGGTGtgatatttccggaacagaGGAATTATAACACTTCGTATACATACTTTTCCCCATTCATTTAatttgtactccctctgtatttatttaaggaatacacttgccttttccggccgtatttatttaagagatatacttgtcatttttagtaacttatcaaccccaccatctaattaaataatatatctacaccccaccccgtcccccacccccactccctaaaatgacatggtccccacttatttttcttattaaaatatctactcaactccacttgttttattactttactagtattttatgcacgcgatgcgtgctgAAGTTTACAAATATTAGGCACTAAAAATCATTCGCAAAGTCCATATTTTGCGATATTGAGGTCATACAATATTCGTAGCCTTGCATGACGAAAAATCGAATCTTATGACCAATTGAATCCCTTCGGAACATGGTGTTTGAGGTTGACTTTCAGGAGTAGCTATAACATCTGATTGGTTTTCACATGCATAGCTGAGATTCTTTTGGCATTTGACGATCTTTTTGATCTGGAGTGAGCGATTTTCTCTGTTGTCTCTTTTTATCCCTCCATATCGACCTTTGATCTTGCATACATTGATCTCCGTCTCGTCCATTATAAAACCATAAAACTACCCATTAATTTGGTTATCATAAGTTGTTTATATTGTATTTTTGTTgcaataaatatagagataaattaaatattttattttgatgcattttttttttttgctaaacgattgtttaaatttaaatttaaaataaaataaatattatattttgtttccttttgcttttcttttctatttaaACGAaagtttaaatttaaattaaaataaatattttattttgatgatttttatttttcttttctacTAAAACGAAAGCCTATTTCACGTAAACATAACTTGtcaatttttatttgttttcgtattaatattataaaaactttagATGATAAAATTTTCTTGCTTTTGTTAATAAACTCTCATTTTCGTTTTAGTAAAGTTAAGAAAAGAAGCCTATTTAATTCTCAAAGCCCACTCCTTTATATACTTAACAGTTAAACAACTTAACCCTTTCCAATTCGGTTCATTCCGCCGCTCCTTTCATTCATTAttcctatttcattttgtttctcctcctctctctctcctcatatTTCTGTTTTCCTTCCTCTCTCTCCTAAAAAAATGGCGATCCACCTCAAAAATCCCGAGAATATTGCGATCAAAATGGCGATCCTTTCAAGATCCGATCAACATATTGCGAAAATACTCAAAAAATGAAATATAAGGTTAAACTCTCGCCTttccctctctcctcttctctaACTCAGAATAAGATTTGTTCCAAAAATCGCTAATTTAACTAATTTCAACTCAGAATAAGGGTTTTGTGTAATATAAGCCCAAATTTTCTCGTAGATAGCGTATTTAGGGTTTAGTTTAGCGATTAATTGTTgcttcactacaagaaaatggcCGTTTAACGATGGATCTTTGTAACCGTACAAAAGTCAGTTGCTAAATTACTACTAGTCAAGTGTCAGTCGCCAATTTAACACGGAAATATTTGGGTCCCTATTTAACTACGGATTATCATTCGGTCACAAAAATCTGTAACAAATTACCAACCAACCATACGTTGGTCACTAACTATTTACCGAAAGAATTCTAGTCTCTATTTAATTACCAACAAAATTTCTGTTACCAATTTCGGTCGCTAAATAATTACTGAAATACTTTTTAGTCACTATTTTGCTACAAAACAATTTCAATCCCTAAAAACCTACAGACGCGATTTCAGTCGCAATGTCTTAGTCACAAAATAAGGACTGGATAATTTTCTGTCACTTGTTAGCTACAGTTATTGTTCTGTCACACATTTCAGTCGCAATTTTACTACTAACTAAATTCCAGTCACTAATTAAACACTGAAAAACTTATGGTCCCTATTCCACCACGAGCATAATACTTActacaaaatttcaagtgaAATAAGACATGAGTGTACTTGCACGTATGAAATCAATACAAAAACGAATTTAACCAAACTATTCACGACAAGACAAGTTAAATGTAACCttgtacttcctctgttcctgaatttttttcatttccttgGGCACATTTTTCAATGCACATTTTGTAGCGTTAATATCTCCAATTACATGttagtaaaaaaatataaaattttgatattgttaaaataCTGGCCGAGACgaaataaaaaaataccccacatGCCAACGTTTTTTCTATATAAAatattggaaagaaattaaaagATTCTTTTgcattgtgaatagtgtcaagattccaaatTGGCTGCAGATCTTTGAGGATTAACGAATTAGAAGGAGTATTCAAATGCTCCATAGAAAAGAAAAAACTTGTTCAATACTCCCTTTGTAtgtatttattaaaatatacaCATCTCAAAATCAgttgtatttaattaaaagatacacttttctatttttggcaTGTCATGGTCCTCatccaattatattaatttgtCTCTCGCTCTTGTGATCCTCATGCTTACTCACTCCATCTTTTTtactacaataaataattcacctactatccactttcatcttattttaataaattcaactcgcTCTCCGAACTATAACTACGTGTCGTTCAAACTGTACCTTTTAATTAAATGCGGAGAGAGTAATTTTCAAACATCTATATATACTCACTCTTAAATATAAGATATTTGTTTTGTTAATggttatatatatacatatatatatatatatatatatatatattacgaAGTATCATATTTAACCCCCTCTTAAATTCTTTAAAGTAGTTCTTCCATGATATCGCTTACGCATAAGACTATTGTTCTTTATCATTAAGAAATATAACTATATAATGATAAAGTGTAACCTCCATTCGATATAATGTTTCTcatgtttaattattattaattcataTGGTTAAACTTTTTTAAATTTAACTATATAGTGGTTGTTAAGCCGTCTTTTAAAAGTGCTAATTTTATCGAGAGGGTGTGGGATTTTAgcggaatatatgatttatatgtagGTGATATTTGAAAATGGAAcaaatatataaattataatgtggattaatattgaatgttaaagagggagatgaagtggaagaggttgaatgaatatgtgaattaaatggtgaattgatgttggatgaggaagatgaagtggaagGTGTTGGAAAAATtggaaaacaaaaaagaaatttgTA contains:
- the LOC110802705 gene encoding histone H3-lysine(4) N-trimethyltransferase ATX1, giving the protein MAFPASQTLIQDNCHEQQQEQHQLQQLPDSHKLGSAEDIDNHHAGTPIKFLPLRHVYSATSPCVGASGSSNVVSKKVRARKLTLIDGCLDDHICHQLEEGEETREGNEQVKGEPLLDSSQVIRVYSRRVKKKTSMGSSLRFDHQVEKLDGEGEGIVVKAEPLEEEGFVGDVLVGFPNKKRRVGNSELVKLGVDSSVLCRLNGPRLRESRFQYNVNTSTSVVKKRKQNSSANHKNHSDWRAKKWFLLTFDGVDPMVFIGIKCQVYWPLDDVWYKGSISGYDAELNKHSIKYEDGDEEELILSQEQIKFHMSREEMQNLNLKGKEFTDDDDPDYSQLMGLAASVDESRDLEPGDIIWAKLTGHAMWPAVISDESLIGDRKGLNNCSGKRSIPVQFFGTHDFARIQVKQIVSFVKGLVSCFHLKCKSTRFLRSLREAKMYLNERKLPKGMVNMQQRVSMDVQAVESDEASMRDDDVLYSKGPFKLSSSKLLSERYPNLPSGYWPININWKDLDRCNVCHMDEEYENNLFLQCDKCRMMVHARCYGEESVDGRLWLCNLCRAGAPKSIPPCRLCPVVGGAMKPTTDGHWAHLACAIWIPETCLSDIKKMEPIDGLTRINKDRWKLVCSICHIPYGACIQCSNNTCYVAYHPLCARVSGYCVELEDEDRLHLISVDEDEEEQCIRLLSFCKKHKQPSNDRPIMDEANGKKSCQHSSYIPPSNESGCARCEPYDYSARRGRKEPEILAAKRSFLLNMPHLVGCYYVHESMARIAAEDNADSGSKSTSGIQNGSSNQEALPSILSMADKYRYMRETTRKRLAFGKSRIHGFGIFAKQPHKAGDMVIEYTGELVRPPVADRREHLIYNSLVGAGTYMFRIDDERVIDATRAGSIAHLINHSCEPNCYSRVISVSGDEHIIIFAKRDINLWEELTYDYRFLSIDEQLKCYCGSERCRGVVNDVEAEQQASKLYVPRSDLIDWRGE